The Deltaproteobacteria bacterium genome window below encodes:
- a CDS encoding DUF1993 domain-containing protein produces the protein MYPELFRQMRKQLAQLDLWLDKADAAAKTRSFNADAFLQCRLAPDQFALVRQLQIVCDTARQAASRLTGKPFEAQPDTETTIDEVRVRMQATLTYLDGLTAADFAGAATREITQPRWEGKTMTGADYFVEHALPNFYFHLTHAYALLRANGVPLGKRDYLGALTQRLP, from the coding sequence ATGTACCCCGAACTCTTTCGACAGATGCGTAAGCAGCTCGCGCAGCTCGACCTGTGGCTCGACAAGGCCGACGCCGCCGCCAAGACCCGCTCGTTCAACGCGGACGCGTTCCTGCAGTGCCGGCTCGCGCCCGATCAGTTCGCGCTCGTGCGGCAGCTGCAGATCGTCTGCGACACCGCGCGTCAGGCCGCTTCGCGACTCACCGGCAAGCCGTTCGAGGCCCAGCCCGACACCGAGACCACGATCGACGAGGTGCGCGTGCGCATGCAGGCGACGCTGACGTACCTCGATGGCCTCACCGCCGCCGACTTCGCCGGCGCGGCGACCCGCGAGATCACGCAGCCGCGCTGGGAGGGCAAGACGATGACCGGCGCCGACTACTTCGTCGAGCACGCGCTGCCGAACTTCTACTTCCATCTGACCCATGCCTACGCGCTGCTGCGTGCCAATGGCGTGCCGCTCGGCAAGCGCGACTACCTCGGTGCGCTGACCCAGCGCTTGCCCTGA